In Paraburkholderia youngii, the genomic stretch CCGTTGATGTCGCGCTTCAGACCGAACTCGACGATGATCATCGACGAGCCGACGTAGCTGATCGAGGTCAGCTCCTCGACATCGGCGATCGTCGCGAGCCGCCGTTCGAGCGGCTCGGCCACCGTCGACGCCATGATGTTCGGGCTCGCGCCGGCCATGTTGGCCTGCACGACGATCACCGGAAACGCGATGTTCGGCAGCGGCGCGACCGGCATGCGGAAATAGGCGAGCGTGCCGGAGATCAGGATCGCGATCGCGAGCAGCGTCGTCGCGACCGGTCGCCGGATGAAGAGCGCCGGGATGTTCACCGCGTGCCCTCCGCGCCGCCTGCGTTGCGCTTAGCGCGCTCGGCGCGCCAGCGGTTCACGCGCGTGGCCATCCGGTCGAAGAACAGATAGATCACCGGCGTGGTGAACAGCGTCAGCACCTGGCTCAGCGTCAGACCGCCGATGATCGCGAGGCCGAGCGGGCGGCGCAGTTCCGAACCGGTGCCGGTGCCGAGCAGCATCGGCAGCGCGCCGAGCATCGCCGCGAGCGTCGTCATCAGGATCGGGCGGAAACGCAGCAGCGACGCCTCGAAGATCGCCTCGCGCGGCGCCTTGCCGTGATTGCGTTCGGCGTCGAGCGCGAAGTCGACCATCATGATCGCGTTCTTCTTGACGATGCCGATCAGCAGCACGATACCGATGATGCCGATCACGTCGAGATCCATCCCCGCGAGCATCAGCGACAGCAATGCGCCGATGCCCGCCGACGGCAGCGTCGACAGGATCGTGACCGGATGGATGAAGCTCTCGTACAGCACACCGAGCACGATATACACGGCAACGAGCGCGGCGATCAGCAGGTAGACCTCGCTCGATAGCGAATCCTCGAACGCCGCGGTCGCGCCTTGCAGCGACGACGTGATCGACGGCGGCAGGTCGATCGCCTGCTCGGCCCGGTGAATATCCTCCACCGCGGTGCTCAGCGACGCGCCCTTCGCGAGATTGAACGAGATCGTCACCGACGGGAACTGCGCAAGGTGACTGATCACGAGCGGGGCCTTCCTGATCTCGATCTTCGCGATGCCGGACAGCGGCACCTGACCCGTGCTGCTGGTCTGGCTCGGCAGATACAGATTGCCGATCGATTGCACGGTCGGCATCGACTCCGGCTTCGCGACCAGAATCACGCGGTACTGGCTCGACTGCTCGAAGATCGTCGACACGATGCGCTGGCCGAGCGCGTCGTACAGCGCGTTGTCGATCGTCGCGGGCGTGATGCCGAAGCGCGCGGCCAGTTGCCTGTTCACTTCGACGTTCACGCTGAGGCCGTCGGTGTTGAGGTCGCTCTGCACGTCGGACAGCGACGGAATCTGCTTCAGACGCGCGACGAGTTCCGGCACGTACTTCTGGAACGCCTGCTGGCTCGGTCCACGCAACACGAAGCTGTACTGGTTCGGCGACACGGTCGTGTCGAGTGTCAGGTCCTGCTCGGGCTGCATGAAAAGCTTCACGCCCGGCACATGCGCGACTTCCTGCGCCAGCCGGCGCGCGATTTCCTGCGCGTTGTCTGAACGCTTGTCCTTGTCGCGAAGATTGATCAGGAAGCGGCCGTTGTTCAGCGTCGCGTTGGTGCCGTCGATGCCAACGTACGACGTCAGCGACACCACGTCCGGGTCCTTCAGGACCGCATCGGCGAGCGCGCTCTGCCGCTTCACCATCGCCGCGTACGACACCGAGTTGTCGGCGACGCTGATGCCCTGGATCACACCGACGTCCTGCACCGGAAACAGCCCCTTCGGAATCACCACATACAGGATGCCGGTCAGCACGACGGTGGCGACCGCGACCATGAGCGTCAGCGTCTGATGGTCGAGCACCCAGCGCAGGCCACGCTCGTAGGCGGCAAGCGTCTTGTCGAACAGGCGCTCGCTGATGCGCTCGAAGCGGCTCGGATGCCGCTCGGCCTGCGCGCGCAGCATCCGCGCGCACAGCATCGGCACCACCGTCAGCGACACGACCGCCGAAATCACGATCGTGACCGCGAGCGTCACCGCGAACTCGCTGAACAGGCGCCCGATCACGCCGCCCATGAACAGCAGCGGAATCAGCACCGCGATCAGCGAAATGGTCAGCGACAGAATCGTGAAGCCGATCTGCCCCGCGCCTTCGAGCGCGGCTTCGAGCGGCGACATGCCCTCTTCCAGATAGCGCACGATGTTCTCGATCATCACGATCGAGTCGTCGACCACGAAGCCGGTCGCAATGATCAACGCCATCAGCGACAGGTTGTCGATCGAATAGTTGAGCTGGTACATCACCGCGAGCGTGCCGATCAGCGAGACCGGTACCGAGATGCTCGGAATCACGGTGGCGGGCACGTTGCGCAGGAACACGAAGATCACCGCGACGACCAGCACGATCGCGAGAATCAGCTCGAACGCGGCGTCCGCGACCGACGCGCGAATCACGCCGGTACTGTCCGACACCACCGTCACTTTCATGCCGGCCGGCAGCGTCGATTCGAGCTGCGGCAGCACCTTCATGATCTGATTGACCGTCTGGATCACGTTCGCGCCGGGCTGGCGCTGCACGTTCAGCACGATCGCGGGCGAGCCGTTGTACCACGCGCCGCGCTCGACGTCCTGCGCGGCCTGGCTCACGCGCGCGACGTCGCGCATGTAGACCGGCGAGCCGTTCTGATAGGCGATCACCGTGTCCAGATAGTCTTTCGGGTCGGTGATCTGATCGTTGCCGTTGATCGTGTAGTCGAGATCGGGGCCGTCGAAATTGCCCTTCGGCTGGCTCACGTTCACGTAGCTGAGCAGCGTGCGCAAATCGTCGATATTGAGGCCGTAGGCGGCAAGCTTGTGCGGGTCGGCCTCGACGCGGATCGCGGGCACGTTGCCGCCGCTCGTCGTCACGACGCCGACCCCCGACACCTCCGAGATCTTCGTGCCGAGGCGATTGTTCGCGACGTCCTCGAGCTGCGTCAGCGACATCGACTTCGACGTGACCGCGAGCGTCAGAATGGGCTGGTCGGCGGGATTGACCTTCGCGTATGTCGGCGGCGCCGGCAGGCCCGACGGCAGATAGCTGTTCGCCGCGTTGATCGCCTGCTGCACGTTCTGCTCGGCGATGTCGAGGTTCAGCGACAGATCGAACTGCAGCGTGATCACCGACGCGCCGTCCGAGCTGTACGAGGTCATCTGCTGCAGGCCCGGAATCTCGCCGAGCTGCACTTCGAGCGGCGCCGTCACGGTGGTCGCCATCACCGTCGGGCTCGCACCCGGA encodes the following:
- a CDS encoding efflux RND transporter permease subunit; this encodes MNISRLFILRPVATLLLMIALVLIGLIAMRVLPVSSLPNVDYPTIQVQTFYPGASPTVMATTVTAPLEVQLGEIPGLQQMTSYSSDGASVITLQFDLSLNLDIAEQNVQQAINAANSYLPSGLPAPPTYAKVNPADQPILTLAVTSKSMSLTQLEDVANNRLGTKISEVSGVGVVTTSGGNVPAIRVEADPHKLAAYGLNIDDLRTLLSYVNVSQPKGNFDGPDLDYTINGNDQITDPKDYLDTVIAYQNGSPVYMRDVARVSQAAQDVERGAWYNGSPAIVLNVQRQPGANVIQTVNQIMKVLPQLESTLPAGMKVTVVSDSTGVIRASVADAAFELILAIVLVVAVIFVFLRNVPATVIPSISVPVSLIGTLAVMYQLNYSIDNLSLMALIIATGFVVDDSIVMIENIVRYLEEGMSPLEAALEGAGQIGFTILSLTISLIAVLIPLLFMGGVIGRLFSEFAVTLAVTIVISAVVSLTVVPMLCARMLRAQAERHPSRFERISERLFDKTLAAYERGLRWVLDHQTLTLMVAVATVVLTGILYVVIPKGLFPVQDVGVIQGISVADNSVSYAAMVKRQSALADAVLKDPDVVSLTSYVGIDGTNATLNNGRFLINLRDKDKRSDNAQEIARRLAQEVAHVPGVKLFMQPEQDLTLDTTVSPNQYSFVLRGPSQQAFQKYVPELVARLKQIPSLSDVQSDLNTDGLSVNVEVNRQLAARFGITPATIDNALYDALGQRIVSTIFEQSSQYRVILVAKPESMPTVQSIGNLYLPSQTSSTGQVPLSGIAKIEIRKAPLVISHLAQFPSVTISFNLAKGASLSTAVEDIHRAEQAIDLPPSITSSLQGATAAFEDSLSSEVYLLIAALVAVYIVLGVLYESFIHPVTILSTLPSAGIGALLSLMLAGMDLDVIGIIGIVLLIGIVKKNAIMMVDFALDAERNHGKAPREAIFEASLLRFRPILMTTLAAMLGALPMLLGTGTGSELRRPLGLAIIGGLTLSQVLTLFTTPVIYLFFDRMATRVNRWRAERAKRNAGGAEGTR